AAGGGCCGCCGGGTCCTCGGCGTCGAGGACGACCTGATGCGCCCGGAGGTCACCGCGACGCTGGACGGCCGCGAGCTGCCGGCGATCGGCGACGGCGCGCTGATGGCCGCGCTCGGCCGGGCCCGCAGCCACACCATGCGGGACATCGTCGCCTCCATCCAGGCCGAGCAGGACATGGTCATCCGGGCGCCCGCCGCCTCCGTCACCGAGGTCGAGGGCGGGCCCGGCACCGGCAAGACCGCGGTCGCCCTGCACCGCGCCGCCTACCTCCTCTACCAGGACCGCCGCCGCTACGCCGGCGGCATCCTGATCGTCTCCCCGACGCCGCTGCTGGTCGCCTACACCGAGGGCGTGCTCCCGTCGCTCGGCGAGGAGGGCCAGGTCGCCATCCGCGCGCTCGGCTCGCTCGTCGACGGCGCGGAGGCGACCGCGTACGACCCGCCCGCGGTCGCCCGGATCAAGGGCTCCTCGCGGATGCAGAAGCTGCTGCGCAAGGCGGCCCGCGGCGCTCTGGAGCTGGCGGCACCGCCCGCGGGCGGCGTGGCGGAGGACGCCGGGCCGGACACCCAGCTGTCCCTGGAGGACCTCGTCCGGGGGCCCGACGGGCCGGCTCCCCGGGGCGGCGCCCGCCGCCGGACCCGGGGCGGATCCGCCCGTCCCGCCTCCACCGCGCCCGCCCGGCTGCGGGTGGTGGCGTTCGGCACCCGCCTCGAACTGGACGCCGACGAGCTGCACGCCATCCGCCAGTCGGCCCTCGGCGGCACCGCCCCGGTCAACCTGCTGCGCCCGCGCGCCCGCCGGCTGATCCTGGACGCCCTGTGGGCCAAGTCCGGCGCGGGCCGCCGCTACACCGACCCCGAACTCGCCGCCGAGGCCCGTGAGGGCTTCGACGAGGACCTCACCACCGAGCCCGTCCTCCAGGAATTCCTGGACGCCTGGTGGCCCGAGCTGACCCCGCGCGGCGTGCTGGCTGCGATGGCCGACGAGCGCCTGCTGAGCCGCTGGGCACGCCGCGTCCTCAACCCTCGCGAGGTGCGCCAACTGGCCCGCTCCCTGGGGCGGTTGGACGCCGCCGGGCAGGGCCCGCTGTCGGTGCACGACATCGCGCTGCTGGACGAACTCCAGCAGATCGTGGGCGCCCCGATGCGCCCGGCCCGTCCGCGCGAGGCCGACCCGCTGGACCATCTCACCGGCCTGGAGGAGCTGACGACCTGGGCGGACCGCAACGGCGGCGGCCGCGGCCGGCGCGAACGCCTGGAGGAGGAGCGCACCGACTACGCCCACGTCATCGTCGACGAGGCGCAGGACCTGACGCCGATGCAGTGGCGGATGGTCGGCCGCCGCGGCCGGCAGGCGACCTGGACCGTCGTCGGCGACCCGGCGCAGTCCTCGTGGTCGGACCCCGACGAGGCCGCCCTCGCCCGGGACGAGGCGCTCGGCACCCGCCCGCGCCGCCGCTTCACGCTGACCGTGAACTACCGCAACCCCGCGGAGATCGCCGAACTCGCCGGCAAGGTGCTCGCGCTGGCGATGCCCGGCATGCAGTCGCCGAAGGCGGTCCGCTCGACGGGCCTGCGGCCGCGCTTCGCGCTCGCCGGGGACGGCGCGGGCCCGACGGGCGACAAGGAGCTGGAGCGGGCCACCGTCGCGGCGGCCGGGCGGCTGCTGGACGAGGTGGACGGCACGGTCGGCGTCGTGGTGGCGATGAACCGCCGCGAGCAGGCCCGCCGCTGGCTGGCCCCGCTGGGCGACCGGGTGGTGGCCCTGGGCTCCCTGGAGGCCAAGGGCCTGGAGTACGACGCCACGCTGGTGGTCTCGCCCGCCGAGATCGCCGACGAGTCGCCGGCCGGCCTGCGGGTGCTCTACGTGGCGCTGACCCGCGCCACCCAGCAGCTGACGGTGCTCTCCACCGCGCGCGACGAGCCGGACGCCGCGGCGGTGCCCGACCTGCTGCGGGACTGAGGCGTTCCCCGTCCGGCC
The sequence above is a segment of the Streptomyces lydicus genome. Coding sequences within it:
- a CDS encoding HelD family protein, whose product is MAAHNATHAPDHAPDSVRDREIEAEQTHLDRVYRRLEEKIHEAEFLMDDAAKRGQVGTPGALAERDAQVFQAGVHLHRLNSEYEDFLFGRIDLLLGKDGKKGPDGAYTSVEPADGAVENNRATIAETLHIGRLGVLDADYSPLVIDWRAPAAAPFYRATPVAPGRVVRRRVIRSKGRRVLGVEDDLMRPEVTATLDGRELPAIGDGALMAALGRARSHTMRDIVASIQAEQDMVIRAPAASVTEVEGGPGTGKTAVALHRAAYLLYQDRRRYAGGILIVSPTPLLVAYTEGVLPSLGEEGQVAIRALGSLVDGAEATAYDPPAVARIKGSSRMQKLLRKAARGALELAAPPAGGVAEDAGPDTQLSLEDLVRGPDGPAPRGGARRRTRGGSARPASTAPARLRVVAFGTRLELDADELHAIRQSALGGTAPVNLLRPRARRLILDALWAKSGAGRRYTDPELAAEAREGFDEDLTTEPVLQEFLDAWWPELTPRGVLAAMADERLLSRWARRVLNPREVRQLARSLGRLDAAGQGPLSVHDIALLDELQQIVGAPMRPARPREADPLDHLTGLEELTTWADRNGGGRGRRERLEEERTDYAHVIVDEAQDLTPMQWRMVGRRGRQATWTVVGDPAQSSWSDPDEAALARDEALGTRPRRRFTLTVNYRNPAEIAELAGKVLALAMPGMQSPKAVRSTGLRPRFALAGDGAGPTGDKELERATVAAAGRLLDEVDGTVGVVVAMNRREQARRWLAPLGDRVVALGSLEAKGLEYDATLVVSPAEIADESPAGLRVLYVALTRATQQLTVLSTARDEPDAAAVPDLLRD